In the Hordeum vulgare subsp. vulgare chromosome 7H, MorexV3_pseudomolecules_assembly, whole genome shotgun sequence genome, one interval contains:
- the LOC123412488 gene encoding acyltransferase-like protein At1g54570, chloroplastic codes for MPTSDHHKDYSAVLTGPPCHGLTHTFFRTRILKKASQLNAAMATLSLPVVHPQVSLWRQGPQRLHGSPSCQSRHAGRVQSSYRGLEALYDDGYGTVKGLDYYYQALGHLVEHDSGPPCWLCPVDAGSTVEDAPLMLYLPGVDGMGMGLCMHHQALGRIFELRCLHIPFHDRTPFEELVTMVEDVVRAEHSSSPNKPIYLLGNSFGGCLALAVAGRNPRIDLILVLVNPATPFERSDIKKLLSAFTPLSNNAYIAITALLNYNIDNEFNMALSRMQSGKHPLEALGRLTSNMSTILKHTNILDKLPEDTLQWKMKLIKRAAQYANCRIQSVTAEVLLLASCADNLLPSKSEAYRLQNKIPKSKIFFFEKHGHSLLLEHGVHVSSIIKCAGLYRHSRRYHRVFDYIPPSATELNEVDKASSDLTFRTCPAMFSTLEDGTVVRGLAGVPEEGPVLLVGNHMLLGIELISLAAEFMRHKKAVVRGIAHPLLFPKKTKTWSEGHDFFDFLNLWGGVPMTYKYVYELLAAGEFVLLYPGGYREAIHCKGEEHRIFWPDQTEFVRMAAQLNATIVPFGVVGEDDLLNLLCTFDNIRSMPFGREIMRAYSKHLKLRDAKHEVIFPGVFLKIPGRFYYRFGKPIPTRGRQDVLTDRRAATDLYTHIKSEVQGIISYLLDKREEDEYRKISRRLMFMASQGFNSEVPSFDP; via the exons ATGCCAACATCAGATCACCACAAAGATTATAGCGCAGTCCTTACTGGACCGCCATGCCATGGTCTAACTCACACTTTTTTTAG GACTCGGATACTCAAAAAAGCTTCGCAGCTTAATGCAGCAATGGCGACTCTTTCTCTCCCCGTGGTACACCCGCAGGTCTCCCTCTGGCGACAAGGGCCGCAGCGGCTGCATGGCTCGCCAAGCTGCCAGTCCAGACACGCCGGGAGAGTGCAATCCAGCTACAGGGGGCTCGAAGCGCTGTATGATGATGGATACGGGACGGTCAAGGGCCTGGACTACTACTATCAGGCACTTGGGCATCTGGTGGAGCATGACAGCGGGCCGCCATGCTGGTTATGCCCCGTCGACGCCGGCTCGACGGTCGAGGATGCTCCACTCATGCTGTATTTGCCAG GGGTAGATGGGATGGGGATGGGGCTCTGCATGCACCACCAGGCTCTTGGAAG GATATTTGAACTTAGATGCTTGCACATTCCTTTTCACGACCGCACGCCATTCGAAG AACTCGTCACAATGGTAGAAGATGTTGTGAGAGCAGAGCATTCCAGTTCTCCTAATAAGCCCATCTATCTATTGGGGAATTCGTTTGGAGGATGCTTAGCTCTTGCAGTTGCTGGTCGCAATCCCCGTATTGATTTGATACTGGTACTAGTTAATCCAG CTACGCCATTTGAGAGGTCAGACATAAAAAAGCTTCTGTCAGCTTTCACCCCGTTATCGAACAACGCCTATATTGCAATTACAGCTCTACTGAACTACAACATCG ACAACGAGTTCAACATGGCACTGAGTAGAATGCAAAGTGGGAAGCATCCTTTAGAAGCACTCGGCAGATTGACAAGTAACATGTCTACTATCCTGAAGCATACG AATATACTGGACAAACTACCAGAAGACACACTACAATGGAAGATGAAACTCATCAAACGGGCTGCGCAATATGCTAATTGCCGTATACAATCAGTCACAGCTGAGGTGCTACTGCTAGCCAG CTGCGCTGACAACTTACTTCCGAGCAAATCTGAAGCGTACAGGCTACAGAACAAAATACCTAAATCCAAAATCTTCTTTTTTGAGAAGCATGGGCACAGTTTACTGTTG GAGCATGGTGTCCATGTCTCATCCATCATCAAATGCGCTGGTCTCTACCGCCATTCGAGGCGCTATCATCGGGTTTTCGACTACATCCCACCATCCGCAACCGAGCTAAATGAAGTCGACAAAGCTAGCAG CGACCTGACGTTCAGAACGTGCCCGGCGATGTTCTCGACATTGGAAGATGGCACGGTGGTCCGGGGGCTGGCCGGGGTGCCCGAGGAGGGCCCGGTGCTGCTGGTAGGCAACCACATGCTGCTGGGGATCGAGCTCATCTCTCTCGCGGCGGAGTTCATGCGGCATAAGAAGGCCGTGGTCCGTGGCATCGCGCACCCGCTGCTGTTCCCCAAGAAGACGAAGACGTGGTCGGAGGGACACGACTTCTTCGACTTTCTCAACCTGTGGGGCGGCGTGCCCATGACCTACAAGTATGTATACGAGTTGCTGGCAGCCGGGGAGTTCGTGCTCCTCTACCCAGGTGGTTACAGGGAGGCAATCCACTGCAAG GGTGAAGAGCACAGGATTTTCTGGCCAGACCAGACTGAATTTGTTAGGATGGCGGCGCAGTTGAATGCCACAATCGTGCCGTTTGGAGTCGTCGGAGAGGATGACCTCTTGAAC CTGCTTTGTACATTCGACAATATCCGGAGCATGCCTTTTGGCAGGGAGATAATGCGGGCGTACAGTAAGCATCTGAAGTTAAG GGATGCCAAGCACGAGGTGATCTTCCCGGGCGTGTTCCTCAAGATCCCGGGCCGGTTCTACTACCGGTTCGGGAAGCCGATCCCGACGCGGGGGAGGCAGGACGTCCTCACTGACCGACGCGCCGCGACGGACCTCTACACGCACATCAAGTCGGAGGTGCAAGGCATCATCTCCTACCTGCTGGATAAGCGGGAGGAGGACGAGTACAGGAAGATCTCGCGGAGGCTAATGTTCATGGCTTCCCAGGGGTTCAACAGCGAGGTTCCGTCGTTCGATCCATAA